ATCGGGTTTATGTATCAACCAAAAGACTCATTTTTCTTAAAAAAAAGCTTCGAAAAATCTCATATTCCAACGAGCGGCTATGTATTTGAGAGTCTAACTTACCTTTTAGGCCCATTATTGCCCAAAAAAAGACCTAAACTAGGCTCCCTTGTATAAAAACAGTTGCACGCATACAAAAAGACTTTTTTATTATTATATGTATCAATACATACAATATATAAGATATATAATATATAAGCTCAAAAAAATAAATAGTTCCGATGTAAAAAAAAGTCATTTTGTTGAGAGTATATTTTTTTGTGTTGCTATTGACAATCCAACCCTCATTTTTGGTATACCTCTAATAAAATATTTACTCATTATCAGGAGACCTTATGAAACACTCTCATTTTTTCCTATCTGTTCTCACCCTTCTTTCAATTACATTTTATGTACAAAGTACTGTTGACCAAGTTTTTGATATAAAACTCAATACTCTCCAACAGGCCGTCGCCAATCTCATTGAACAATCCAATCTTGATCCAGCAGTAGCTCAAGACTTATTAGATAAAGCAGATGAACTTAACCACTATGTACAAGATAATATTCAACAAGATATAAAAGAAATACGTGTTGCAGCAGGATTAACAAGTATCCTAGAAACGATTGATAAAATACTCCAAAATTCTAACCAAACTGACGCTCATACACTATTGAGTGGTTTTAAATATGCAGCCCGTACAAATGTAATCCATAAATTGATAATAGGGATGTACCCAGGACAATTTAAAAATCAACCATATTACACTGAACCATATCTTGAATCATTAGGATTCATTTTCAACGACTGGATGTTTAACGGATTACTTACTGCACTACTAGCTGTCGTAACACCCACAACTCTCGGAGCAACATTAAAACTTGATTCTTCCTCTCCTATAAAAAGGGGATTAACTCGCCTTGCTGCTGGGATTGCTGCACATTATGCATGGTTATTGCAGAAGAAAATTGCTTTATCGCAACTGAACAGCCAAGAATCATAACACCTCACGCAACAATAAAAAAGGCGCTTATGAAAAGCGCCTTTTTTATTACAATTAACTTGTTTATCATTCACAACCCTTATGATATGCTGATAGTAAATATATTTATCTTTTGTTTATAAAAAAAGGTTATAGATGCTTATAGATGAACTTCACGAGCAACTTAAAAACATAGCCCCTGACATCCAAACAATTACTTCTTTTTGGAACAATGCTCAGCTCGAAAAAAAATTTCAAGATCTTGAAAAAACTTCTCAGGAAGAAGAATTCTGGAAAAACCCCAAACAAACAGAAATCTCCAAAGAACTACAACACACTCGAACGTTACGAGATCAATATTTACATGTAGTCACAACTCATAAAGATCTAACAGAACTTATTAATCTTTTTGCAGATAATGAAACAGAATTAACCAAAATCTCATCCGAAGTCAGCGATTTACGTAAAAAAGTAGTCGCATTTAAAATACAACTTTTATTAAATGACCCAAGCGATTCATCAAACTGTTTTGTACACATTCATGCCGGTGCGGGCGGAACAGAATCTCAAGACTGGGCAAATATGCTTCTACGCATGTATTACCGATTCTGCGAACGCAATAATTTTCATGCTGATACTATCGACTATCAACCAGGAGAAGAAGCTGGTATAAAATCCGCAACTCTATTTATCCGTGGAAAAAATCCTTACGGATATTTCAAAAGTGAACATGGTGTTCACAGACTTGTGAGAATATCCCCCTTTGATGCAAATAAAAGACGACACACATCTTTCACAAGCGTTATGGTAACACCGGAAGTTCCTGATATTGAAATTACCATTGATCCAAAAGATTTACGTATTGATACATATCGCGCAAGTGGTGCAGGCGGACAACACGTTAACAAAACTGACTCTGCAGTACGTATTACCCATTTACCAACTAACATTGTTGTGCAATGTCAAAATGAAAGATCACAACAACAGAATAAAGCTTTTGCCATGAAAATGCTTTATGCAAAACTTGCACAAAAAATGAAAGAAGAACAGGACGCAAAATTAAGCGCTGGTATCGAAAAAAGAAAAATTGAATGGGGATCACAAATAAGATCGTATGTATTGCATCCATATAAAATGGTCAAAGATCATCGTACAGATTTTGAATCCCCACAACCTGATAAAGTTCTTGACGGTGAATTAATCGATTTTATTGAAGCATTTCTTGTATGGCGAAGTACTCCATAATCATTTTTGTAGTAAAATATTTTTCTTGATTATTTACACAATCCTATAGTAAAAGAAATCATATCGTTTTTAATATAATAATTACTAAAGGAGACGTGTTCGCATGAAAAAAGTATCTCTACTCATTCTGTGTTTATCATATGCATCATATATGCAAAGCGAATTGCTACCCGAACATTTACTGTTAAGAGCAATTTCTCACGAAAATAATGATTGTTGTTTAAATAGTGATCCTTGCTGCGATACTCAATGCCAAAAACCACTCGTATGTTGTAAAAAAGGACCAAGAGGAAAACGTGGAAAGCGAGGGCACGATGGTACAACTGGTGCAACAGGTTCCACTGGTTCCACTGGTGTAACTGGCCCTACAGGTCCAGGTGCTGGCGCTACCGGCAATACCGGTGCAACTGGCGTGACTGGTCCAACCGGAGCAACAGGTGCCACTGGCAGTACTGGCGCAACAGGACCCACAGGTACTATTGGCAATACGGGAGCAACTGGCGCAACAGGTAGTACTGGTGCAACCGGTGCGACAGGAGCAGACGCTTCACTTCTTGACGAATTGTTCATTAATGCGCCAATGATGTATGATATCAACGGACTCAATCCTGTAAGAATATTTGATACTCTGTATGGACCCAATACATTATTTGATGTATGGCAAATGTTTAGAAGTTCAGAATCCCCATCTACAAATTCAATTGCTACTCAATTTGTTATACCAAGCACACTTGATAGTAGTCAGCCAATAACACTCATATTGCATTGTTTTAGCAGATTCGTTGATGAAATTGGAAATGGAGATGTAAGATTTCAGGTACAAGCCGATTATAAATCATTTCAACAAGAAGTCGGTATTCTTGCTCCTGCAACTGGTTATGCCGAAACAATTGCAAGTCCGGACTATGCAGTGATTGACCCAACACCAGGAAATTTGATGTATTTCACTGTCTCATTACCGTTAAATGGTGCACTGGTCAATGGTAATACATGGGGTAATTTAGTAATTCAACGAATAGTTCCAATTTCTACGATCGAATATTTTGGAAGTACCTATTTAGCCGCAATATCAATACATTATACACGATTAAATTCATAACTAATTGAGGTAATTATATATGAAATATTTTATACTTTTTTTCTGTATCAGTACTTTTTCTTCTGCTATTGCTGACATAGGAGCAATGATAGGTATAGATAGTACACAAGGCAATGCGTATGCCCGCGTTAACGTTTTTACATCTAAAGATTTGATTGGTTACGCAAATGGTGGTACTGTATACATTTTTCCAGCTATTATTGTCTCTCCTGCCAGTGACCCAAGAGTGTATGTAACTGTACAACTTAATATAAACTCTTCATTAACTGAGCCATATGTAGCAGTAGTTTCTGGAATTAATACCTTGAACGCAACCATCACAGTATATCGACTTAGCCCCGGTGGAACCATCACAGAAGCTGCAAGTGGCGAAGTCGACCTAAACATACTTGTCATACCAGACGTTGTATTTTATCCTGTATAAAAAAACAAAACTATTTTAAATCAAAAAAAAAGATTGATTTTTTACAAATATTTTTATTAGCTCTTAAGCATAGTTAATGTTTTTAAACAAAAGGAGATACTAGATGGTAAGAAAATTATCGCTCGTATTGTTACTATCGTGCGCAATAACTCCGCACAGTAACATGCATGCAGCAGTAGGAATGCATCACAGAGATCTTTCGCCTGCTGATTTATCTGAAAAATACAAAGCTACTATACAGTTGATTTGTGATATTAGTCACCCTGATGATATATCAAATCCATTAAGAGCTCTTGCAGCTATTATCGAAAGAGATGAAAAAATAAAATCTCTAGACGTAGTCAGAGCGGCAACAAGAGATGCTCTCGCTTTATTAGAAAAAGCTGAAGATCAATTTGTAAAATCACATTTTGCTATTATTCGTAAATATTTAAGAAATTATTCAGAAGCTCTTGCTGATGTTAATGCTCTTAACATAATGACCGCCAGCAGCGAAAAACCTGCTGATGTAGTTTTACCAGAAATGTCTGACGACACTTATCTAGACATTGTTGATCATAACGGAGCAACAATTACACGTAAGTTTGATGCGTGCTGTAACTCAACAGGACCAAGAGGCCCTCGTGGACATAGAGGACATCGCGGTCGCAGAGGACCTACAGGCAACACTGGAGCAACTGGTAATACAGGTGCAACTGGAGCTACTGGACCTACAGGAGCTACTGGCGCTGGAGAAACTGGTAACACAGGTGCAACAGGACCTACAGGAGCTACTGGTGCAACTGGTAGTACTGGTGATACTGGACCACAAGGTATCCCAGGAATCCCTGGACAATGCGGTACTGGATGCTTCTTCTTGAATGCATACACAATGCTTGAACAGCATACTGTTATTGGTGTTCTAACCCTTGAAACCGACCCTGACACAACCTTTGATGAAGTGTATGAAGATGCTACACCTGCTGGTATAAACGCACCAGTAGTTCAAGCATGGGAATTACCACAAACACCTCTTGGACCAATTGACGAAACATTGATACATCGTATTTCAACGCAATTTGTTGTGCCAAGCGATGCTGATTTAACTCAACCCGTACTCCTTGATTTCCATTTGTTCATTGCACAAAATGGTATCGTAGCTCCAAGCCCTATTAGCGCTCAAATGAGAGTTCAAGCGGATTACAGAGGCAATGGTGAACAATTTGGTACCGGTGCCCTTGGCGGCAGTTTCTCTGAAACAATATTATCTGGAGATTTCAGCTGCATAGAACCAACTGGAGATAATGAAAATCTCAACCACATAGTAGTAACCGTTCCTATGAACAATTTACTCATGTCAAACAATGACTGGGGATATTTGTCAATCACTCGTATTGATCCAGAAGATGAACAAGAATACGCTGATTCAATATATCTTGCAGAAATTGGCGTTAGATATACAAGATTGTGCTTGTTGACCTAAAATATTTTTTAAATACATTAACTAGTAAAAAGAACCACTTCAAAATTGAAGTGGTTCTTTTTACTAGTTATAAAATTATAGTGGCTCTCTTTTTTATCTAAAATATAATCATCTACGCTGTAGCTGCTGTTTTTCGTGATGCATAACAATTCATATTAATCTGCGCATATTTATAATCAGGATATGCTTCATATGCTTTTTGAGCAGCCCATTCACCAATTTCAAATTCATTAATATACCATGCACAACGAGCAAGAATTTCATATCGATAATAGTTATAAAGATATTTTTCAACAAACAAAATATCTTTTGCTGGATAATCCATTTCAGCTGCAGGGAGCGCAAACAAAAATGCTGTATCCATTTGGTGTAGTTGAACATAATAGTCGGCGATAGCAACTAATGGCTCTGCACGATGAGGACGCATTTGATATGCCTGCAAATAATAGCTGAGAGCTTCTGACCACTGATAATCAGGATTTTTCATACGAAACACTAATCTTTTGATTGTTTCTGCAAGACGATATTTTACTATGAAATCTTCTTCATCCCAACCAACCATGTCAGCACGTTTTTTGTAAAAATCATATGCAAAAACTAAATCACCCAGATCTTCGCAAGTCCGCGCAAGATAAAATAATGTGCGGGTACAATCAGGTTTTCTTTGATGCTCTTTAAATAAGAGCTCACGATCTATGATAAATCGTGCTGCAGTTTTTTCGATACCATTAGATTCTGGTAAATATTCAAAAAAAATCGTATCAGGAACTTTAACGTGTGCTGGTTGAGTAATTGTCTCATGCACCACGCCACCAAAACGTGCGCCACACTTACAGCGAATTAATCGACATGTGTAGTTATCAAGCGCTTCGTTAATAATATGCATCAAATAAGAAGGATATATATCTCCACGTTGCAAGCATAGCTCACAAAATTCAACCAATGCCTTTGCATCATTCAAATACCATTCTGCATCAAGCATTACCATAAATGCTGCATTAGGAAATTGCTCTTCTGCTAAATCAAGAGCACGATTACGTGATGTAGCAAAATCAACAAATGGCTCCTGCATAATGTATCCGCGAGTAACACCATGTTCGTCAAAAAAATCCTGTGTTACCGCTATAGTATTATCAGTCGATCCTGTATCAAAAATAAAAAATGAATTAATCCCACCATCAACAAATGGCTGTAATGTTGCTCGCATCACCGTTTCTTCATTTTTAACCATTAATACTACAGCAAGAATTGGATCATAATTAACCTGAAATGCTGCATATCCACTATGCATAAAAAAAAGAAAACCAAAAAGCGTACGAATGATATTTTTCATCAAACCCTCATAAATTAAAATATTTTTTTATGAGAGAATAACAGTGACATGCAACAAGGTCAAATTTGCCCCCCTGTTCCATTACATTTCACACGGGGACCCCAGTAAAGAATAGAACTGCAGGAATTGAAACTAAGGTTAAAAAGCGAATACTGCACGTAATAACATACATATTGAGTTCCCTGCAAATACACCAGACCATAATGGATACCATTCTTCTTTGTCAGAAGAAAGAACAGCCAATAGTCCACCAACAACAAGGCCTAATGTCATATCGAGAGGCATTAATAATCCACCTAAGACTAACATTGGATTAAGACGTACTTGTTGTAAAAATAATCCGAATAAAGCGCCAATACCTACTACTGTAAAATCAAACTGCTTTGCTTGGATCAGTAACTGTCGCGATTGCGCACGATATGCAAACAACTCAGGAGAACCTAGTCCAAAATGATTGATTAAAAGCCAAAAAACAATCCCAATGGTAATTGATGCTACAACTAATCCTAATAACTGATATTTCCTCATAACTGCACGCGAAATATCAGATAACTGAGCAAGTTTACGACCAAATAATACATCAGCTGCAACGCCCCCACTTATCTCAACAAATGTTGCAATAAAAACCAAGTGTACATAATTAAGATTAAAAATCAGCATTGCAGGAACCATAACAAATGTTGCAAAGCGACCTAATAATGCAAGCCCAATTCGTCCTGCAATTGATGCAATTTGATACGTGGTAATTGCGCTACACACAACCAAATACAATTGTACATACCAAGGAAATGCAAAATAAGATAAAAATAAAATCAATCCTATTGCGATAGCGGTAGATGTCACAATCAGTTGTGGATGCAAAAAATGTTTTATGGAATCATTTTTGTACCCTATTTTTTTAATACCATTTTTCATACCAGCAATAATTTGTTGTGGCATACCAACAACACTCATCATTGTGATAAAAAAAACAATGCCACTGCAAAATGCGAGCGTAAATTCCATTGGAGACAAATAAGAAAAAAATGATCTTTGTACCGGATTTACGAGAAAAATATTGGCACATGCACCTGCAGCAAGTGGCACCGCTATAACATGACCCGTTACAAAACCAATTGCCCAAATCATTGGGGCAGTATCAAGATTAATTACCATACGAGGAACCGAAAAAATTAAAAACTGTAGCGATGGCAACACCGTGATTGTTTTTGGAACAAAAGCCTGTGACAATAAAATACCACCCTGCAAAAAAGAAAACAGGACTGTTACGCAAAAACCAACCATCAATTCATACGCTTTACGAATTTGATTTTGGGCAGCAATCATTTTATGAATAAGTTGTCCCACAGGAAACGATAGGTTCTGTTCATCGATTAATGTTTTTTCTGATACATTTGCCACAAAAAGCCCAAACGCACCAGATAAAAAAGAAAAGACACCCAACATACCACCAAAGAAAAGTGGAGACTTCATCCATTCATTAAACAAGTGAGAGTCCAAAAAATAAAGGGTCGGAAACGAAAACGCGCAAGCTGTCGCCATTATGCCACCAATAGACCCAGCAGAAACCGCATATGCCATGGAAGTTGTCGTAATTTTTGCGCAAAGCCGTGAACATAGCAATGCAATAAAAACAAGTGTTGGCGCAATCCATGGACCGATTGGGGTCGCCAAGGCAACATAACTCATAACAATTGTAGAAAAAAAAGATAACAGTATACTTATAGTAATGGTTAACATATTCATATTATTCACTTTGTATTAAAATTATGAGAATTAAAAATTGTTTTTTGCTTGGAATAATCTTACTCTTTTTTTCCTCTCACTGCACTGATCATGTAAAAAAGTTCTATACAAGCTCTTTTTTAAAAGACCACTTGACTGTGCGCAGCTCTTTGAAAGAAGCTGGTTTTCAAGAGGTTACATTCAAAACTCCTGATAAACTCACTCTTTCCGGACTTTTTTTATCACGACCAGATGCAATATGTAATGTTATTATCTGCGCAGGTTGGCTTCCAGGAAGAAAAGAAGGAATGGCAACTTTTTATGATTTACTTCCTGAAAATTGCAATATTTTACTTTTTGATGCACGAGGACATGGAGAAAGTGAAGGACCCTTATTTTGGAATTTATGGCGTTATGGAATTGCTGAATACAAAGATATTATCGGAGCAATAGCACATATCAACAAACAAAATAAATTACCCATTATTATTGGAGGAATTTGTTCTGGCGCATTCAATGCTACACACGCTATTATTTATTTAGAAAAAAATAACTTATTAGCGCGTTCTCGTGTTAAAGGCCTTATTTTTGATAGCGGATGGGAATCTATTCTCAAAATAATTACCACGGCTCCCATTGCTGGTATAAAAAAACGACTTGCATCCGTACTTGGCTATGTCTATGGAACAAAAAAAAATATCGCCCATGGTAATATATACCAACTGTGCTCCCGTCTAGCAGACCACATGTGTACAATCGGTTCTCACCTATGTGCCCGCTTATTGGCAGCTCAGTATGACAACATCACCAATTTATCTGATAAAATGCACCATATTACAAGCCCAGTGCTTTTCATTCATTCTTATGATGATACTTATGCAGATTTTGATGATGTCCTACAACTAGCTGCCCTTACACCTAACAAACAATGTTGGTGGCTTGAGCAATCATATCATGCAAAACATCATCTACGATATAAAAACCTCTACAAAGAAAAGTTAGCTGCTTTCATTAGTACCGCGATACATAACTAAAGCAGCTTAACTAGTTATTTTTTTTTCAAAGAATCTTTGCCACTGTGTCGAGTCTCAAGTCTTTCTTGATCATTGCGATAATCTTGTGTTGACGCTCTGTTGAATTCTTCTTCATTAATAGAATGCCGAGGTGACAATACTTCGTCTTCTTTTTCTTTGGGTGAATATGAGTGAGATTGTACAGGACCATGGTCTTCGTCTTTTTTCTTTTTATCCATACTAAGAGATGATCTGAAAACACGAAATGCTCCCCGCTGTGAACTTTTTCTCTTTGCCTTGTTGTCTACTGCTGGAGCTTCATTGTTTTTCTTTGGTTGTTCTCCAACATTTGGAGACGAAAGTGAACGTCTTCTCATAAGATGATCTCTCTGTATCTCACCCACAATATATTTTTGCGCTTCTTCATAGCACACTTCAGACCTTTTAGGCAAAACCCATGCTCGCAGATATCCATCTGTTGCTATTGCAGCCGATCGCCCACCACGCAATGCCACAGCAGGTAACAAATGCGTAAGTCCCGATCTATCTTGTCCCATTTTTGTTATAAAACCATAGACTTCTGGTAAATCAGACATTTTAAGAATAAATTCATCAACCGAGGTACCATTTTCACGCCGTACTTTCATTTTTAAACGAGCATTCTTAGACAAATTTGTATTATCAGTCCAATGTACTGTAGCATATTGTAACCCTTGATCAGGTAAAACCAAATTATAGGTTTCGTCATACGAAAAAATACGGGATTTCACAGTCCCTTGCGAATTTTCAAGCCAGCTTCCTTTTTTGATTATTTTT
This portion of the Candidatus Babeliales bacterium genome encodes:
- the prfB gene encoding peptide chain release factor 2, translating into MLIDELHEQLKNIAPDIQTITSFWNNAQLEKKFQDLEKTSQEEEFWKNPKQTEISKELQHTRTLRDQYLHVVTTHKDLTELINLFADNETELTKISSEVSDLRKKVVAFKIQLLLNDPSDSSNCFVHIHAGAGGTESQDWANMLLRMYYRFCERNNFHADTIDYQPGEEAGIKSATLFIRGKNPYGYFKSEHGVHRLVRISPFDANKRRHTSFTSVMVTPEVPDIEITIDPKDLRIDTYRASGAGGQHVNKTDSAVRITHLPTNIVVQCQNERSQQQNKAFAMKMLYAKLAQKMKEEQDAKLSAGIEKRKIEWGSQIRSYVLHPYKMVKDHRTDFESPQPDKVLDGELIDFIEAFLVWRSTP
- a CDS encoding collagen-like protein, whose translation is MVRKLSLVLLLSCAITPHSNMHAAVGMHHRDLSPADLSEKYKATIQLICDISHPDDISNPLRALAAIIERDEKIKSLDVVRAATRDALALLEKAEDQFVKSHFAIIRKYLRNYSEALADVNALNIMTASSEKPADVVLPEMSDDTYLDIVDHNGATITRKFDACCNSTGPRGPRGHRGHRGRRGPTGNTGATGNTGATGATGPTGATGAGETGNTGATGPTGATGATGSTGDTGPQGIPGIPGQCGTGCFFLNAYTMLEQHTVIGVLTLETDPDTTFDEVYEDATPAGINAPVVQAWELPQTPLGPIDETLIHRISTQFVVPSDADLTQPVLLDFHLFIAQNGIVAPSPISAQMRVQADYRGNGEQFGTGALGGSFSETILSGDFSCIEPTGDNENLNHIVVTVPMNNLLMSNNDWGYLSITRIDPEDEQEYADSIYLAEIGVRYTRLCLLT
- a CDS encoding OPT/YSL family transporter produces the protein MNMLTITISILLSFFSTIVMSYVALATPIGPWIAPTLVFIALLCSRLCAKITTTSMAYAVSAGSIGGIMATACAFSFPTLYFLDSHLFNEWMKSPLFFGGMLGVFSFLSGAFGLFVANVSEKTLIDEQNLSFPVGQLIHKMIAAQNQIRKAYELMVGFCVTVLFSFLQGGILLSQAFVPKTITVLPSLQFLIFSVPRMVINLDTAPMIWAIGFVTGHVIAVPLAAGACANIFLVNPVQRSFFSYLSPMEFTLAFCSGIVFFITMMSVVGMPQQIIAGMKNGIKKIGYKNDSIKHFLHPQLIVTSTAIAIGLILFLSYFAFPWYVQLYLVVCSAITTYQIASIAGRIGLALLGRFATFVMVPAMLIFNLNYVHLVFIATFVEISGGVAADVLFGRKLAQLSDISRAVMRKYQLLGLVVASITIGIVFWLLINHFGLGSPELFAYRAQSRQLLIQAKQFDFTVVGIGALFGLFLQQVRLNPMLVLGGLLMPLDMTLGLVVGGLLAVLSSDKEEWYPLWSGVFAGNSICMLLRAVFAF
- a CDS encoding alpha/beta fold hydrolase, which encodes MRSSLKEAGFQEVTFKTPDKLTLSGLFLSRPDAICNVIICAGWLPGRKEGMATFYDLLPENCNILLFDARGHGESEGPLFWNLWRYGIAEYKDIIGAIAHINKQNKLPIIIGGICSGAFNATHAIIYLEKNNLLARSRVKGLIFDSGWESILKIITTAPIAGIKKRLASVLGYVYGTKKNIAHGNIYQLCSRLADHMCTIGSHLCARLLAAQYDNITNLSDKMHHITSPVLFIHSYDDTYADFDDVLQLAALTPNKQCWWLEQSYHAKHHLRYKNLYKEKLAAFISTAIHN